The segment CTGGGCCGCCTGGTGCCGGTCAAGGGCCATACCTACCTGATCCAGGCGTTTGCCGCCTTGAAGGACAAGTACCCCACCGCGCAACTGGCGATCATCGGGGCGGGTCGTGAGCAGGCGCGCCTGCAGGCCGAGATCGATCGCCTGGGGCTGACGGGCAGGGCGCACTTGCTGGGCTTTCGTGACAACGCCCTGCGCTATGTCCGTGCGTTCGACATCTGGGCCATGCCATCGCTGGCCGAAGGTCTGGGCCTTGCCCTGCTCGAAGGTATGAGCGGGCGTTTGCCGGTCATCGCCAGCGACGTGCCGGCCATGTTGCCGCTGATCACCGGCGCGGGCGGCGAGGTGGTCAAGCCTGCGGACGTTGCCAGCCTGACCACAGCACTGGACCGCTACCTGGCGCTGGATGACGCGGCGTTGCACGCCAAGGGCGAGCAGGCCTATCACTACCTCAATCAACACCACGACATCGACGTGTTCCGTCAGCAATACCTGGCGCTGATCGAGTCGGGCTTGGCTGCGAAGGAGCCGAAATGAGTGCGGACCCAACCCTGGTCACGGTGATCATCGCATCGTACAACCATGGCCCATACATCGAGCAGAGCATTCTCAGCGTGCTGAACCAGACCTACCCGCACATCGAGCTGCTGGTGGTGGACGACGGCTCTACCGATGACAGCGTCGAGCGTATCGAGCGCCTGCAGGCGCAGCACGGTTTCGATTTTCGCGTGCAGCGCAACAAAGGCCTGACCCACACGCTCAACGAGGCCATTGCGCGGGCCAAGGGCTCGCTGATTGCGCCGTTTGGTTCCGACGACATCATGATGCCGGACCGCATCGCGATCCAGGTCCAGTACATGGCCGACAAGCCCGAAGTGGGTATCTGCGCTGGCAACATCGAGCTCATCGATTCCCAGGGTGAGCTGTTCCCCGAAGCGCGGCAGCGCCGCGAAGTCCCATTCAGGCGCCTAGACTTCGAGGACATGTTCCTTGAGCGCAAACCCTACCCACCTGCGCCCACGCTGCTGATTCGCCGCGAGGCACTGGAGAAGGTGGGCGGCTTCGACCCGGATATCCGCCTGGAAGACCTGTTGATCGAACTGAAGGTGACCCATGCCGGGTACTTCATCGATGGCCTGAGCGTGGTCATGGCGCGCTACCGCAAACATGCCAGCAACTCGTACAAGAACCACCGTTTCATGATCGACAACATCCTGCGCACCTATGCCAAGTTCAAGGATCATCCGGCCTATGAGCAGGTCAAGTTCAAGGCGTTGAACTCGATGTTCCTCAAGGTGGCCAACCGTGATCGCAAGCTGGCCCGCGAACTGCTGGCGCAGATTCCACTGCGCGCCTATACGCGCAAGACCTGGCGCGGGCTGGGGCGATTGTTCTTCTCGCCATTGGAAAAGGGCTGAAGGGCATGGGCTGGCTCTCGCGCTACCGGGAAAAACGGGCCAAGCGGGCGATTCGCAAGCTGCCGGCCATCGAGCGCGGGCAAGCGCGATTTGCCGCGCGTTACCCCCAGTACGCTTTCGGCGTGGGCAGCTATGGCGTGCCCGAGGTGCACGACTGGCAGGAGGGGACGACGCTGCGCATCGGCGCCTATTGCTCGATTGCCGAAGGCGTGCAGATTTTCCTGGGCGGGCATCATCGGGCCGACTGGGTAACCACTTACCCATTCCCGGCCATGCTGCCCGAGGCATCGGCCATCGAGGGCTATGCCTTCAGCCGCGGTGACGTGACCATCGGCAACGACGTATGGCTGTGCTCCAACTGCACGATCCTGTCGGGGGTTAGCATTGGCAGCGGGGCCATCGTGGC is part of the Pseudomonas parafulva genome and harbors:
- a CDS encoding glycosyltransferase; the protein is MSADPTLVTVIIASYNHGPYIEQSILSVLNQTYPHIELLVVDDGSTDDSVERIERLQAQHGFDFRVQRNKGLTHTLNEAIARAKGSLIAPFGSDDIMMPDRIAIQVQYMADKPEVGICAGNIELIDSQGELFPEARQRREVPFRRLDFEDMFLERKPYPPAPTLLIRREALEKVGGFDPDIRLEDLLIELKVTHAGYFIDGLSVVMARYRKHASNSYKNHRFMIDNILRTYAKFKDHPAYEQVKFKALNSMFLKVANRDRKLARELLAQIPLRAYTRKTWRGLGRLFFSPLEKG
- a CDS encoding CatB-related O-acetyltransferase; the encoded protein is MGWLSRYREKRAKRAIRKLPAIERGQARFAARYPQYAFGVGSYGVPEVHDWQEGTTLRIGAYCSIAEGVQIFLGGHHRADWVTTYPFPAMLPEASAIEGYAFSRGDVTIGNDVWLCSNCTILSGVSIGSGAIVAAGAVVTRDVPAYAVVGGNPASIVRWRFPEAVREQLLASAWWDWPPAEIAHVVGKLCSDDIQAFLAYAERRASGLVGRA